The Paenibacillus sp. FSL R7-0204 genome includes a region encoding these proteins:
- a CDS encoding MFS transporter has product MQKRSYYGLLSTVSLSAFGDAFGLLAMEWLVYDLTGSKVAMGALALSSMIPEQVLRLLGSPLSDRLPRVRFMACLAVLRLLALLLPLGMGLAGHLQLWQLFAAASLSGACSALFLPTAMAVIPGIAGTGKLMRAFAIIDGCKGAAALLGPALAGILTAASGALPALGVNAVCYMAAIAMLLWLPRMGKPAGTPASAVSISGYLHEVAEGFSFYRRFPAMLTIMMMAAVSNLSSTAIWTMMVPYVREVLHRDAAAVGTLSTVSALGYLAGLGTISIMGEFKQRRAVMLGSLGLSGIVTMLWGFIPSYAFALFAVFAAGLMGPFFSSLSSSLHGRLVPGQLQGRVNSVRFLIGGSLSPIGDLAAGTVAELYGVPVLLLAAGLLPALYAGVALRLPGLKALDGDLSVLEQRDRQRQEAALTGNISM; this is encoded by the coding sequence TTGCAGAAACGGAGCTATTACGGATTGTTATCCACGGTTTCACTCAGCGCGTTCGGCGATGCCTTTGGGCTGCTGGCCATGGAGTGGCTGGTCTATGACCTGACTGGCTCCAAGGTAGCGATGGGGGCGCTTGCGCTCAGCTCCATGATTCCCGAACAAGTGCTGCGCCTGCTTGGCTCGCCGCTATCCGACCGGCTGCCCCGCGTGCGGTTCATGGCCTGCCTTGCCGTGCTGCGGCTGCTGGCGCTCCTGCTTCCGCTCGGCATGGGACTCGCCGGCCATCTCCAGCTCTGGCAGCTGTTCGCGGCCGCCAGCCTGAGCGGCGCCTGCTCCGCGCTGTTCCTGCCGACGGCCATGGCGGTCATCCCCGGGATCGCCGGGACCGGCAAGCTGATGCGTGCCTTCGCCATCATTGACGGCTGCAAGGGCGCCGCCGCGCTGCTCGGCCCGGCGCTTGCCGGCATCCTGACCGCGGCCAGCGGGGCCTTGCCGGCGCTCGGGGTCAACGCCGTCTGTTATATGGCTGCGATTGCCATGCTGCTGTGGCTGCCCCGGATGGGCAAGCCGGCCGGAACGCCTGCCTCTGCCGTCTCCATATCCGGCTATCTGCATGAGGTGGCCGAAGGCTTCTCGTTCTACCGGCGGTTCCCCGCTATGCTGACGATCATGATGATGGCTGCCGTCAGCAATCTTAGCTCTACAGCCATATGGACGATGATGGTCCCTTATGTCCGCGAGGTGCTGCACCGCGATGCGGCAGCTGTAGGCACGTTGTCCACAGTGTCTGCGCTTGGCTACCTCGCCGGACTAGGGACCATCTCCATCATGGGTGAGTTTAAACAGCGGCGTGCCGTCATGCTTGGCAGCCTGGGCTTGTCGGGCATCGTCACCATGCTGTGGGGCTTCATCCCCAGCTATGCCTTCGCCTTGTTCGCCGTATTCGCCGCCGGACTGATGGGGCCCTTCTTCAGCTCCTTAAGCTCCTCCCTGCACGGACGGCTCGTGCCCGGCCAGCTTCAGGGACGGGTCAACTCGGTCCGCTTCCTGATTGGCGGGAGCCTGTCGCCGATTGGCGACCTGGCAGCCGGTACGGTCGCCGAGCTGTATGGGGTTCCTGTGCTTTTGCTTGCCGCAGGCCTGCTTCCGGCGCTGTACGCCGGAGTGGCCCTGCGCCTGCCAGGCCTGAAAGCGCTGGATGGCGACCTGTCTGTACTGGAGCAGCGGGACCGTCAGCGCCAGGAGGCTGCACTGACGGGCAATATCTCTATGTAG
- a CDS encoding histidine phosphatase family protein, which produces MTTTVYITRHGQTEWNVQKRMQGHQDSPLTPLGVQQAEWLGKSLQNVHLDAVYASSSPRALRTAEIIRGGREIPLTAYDEFKEINLGIWEGREAGELEEQYPEQHQLFWGDPAHFSIQGGETFAAVQERALGKLRELIDLHEGGTILIATHTVVVKVLMAYFEDRDMKKLWNLPYIHPTCLCRIDITDGVPEIVLHGDTSHYVTAQGGLES; this is translated from the coding sequence ATGACCACTACAGTATATATTACAAGACACGGGCAGACGGAATGGAATGTGCAGAAGCGGATGCAGGGTCATCAGGATTCGCCGCTTACGCCGCTGGGCGTCCAGCAGGCAGAATGGCTGGGCAAGAGCCTGCAGAATGTCCATCTGGACGCGGTCTATGCCAGCTCCAGCCCCCGGGCGCTGCGGACGGCAGAGATTATCCGGGGCGGTCGGGAGATCCCGCTTACCGCCTATGACGAATTCAAAGAGATTAATCTTGGCATCTGGGAAGGCCGGGAGGCCGGTGAGCTGGAGGAGCAGTACCCGGAGCAGCACCAGCTGTTCTGGGGCGACCCGGCTCACTTCAGCATCCAGGGCGGCGAGACCTTCGCAGCAGTGCAGGAGCGTGCGCTTGGCAAGCTGCGTGAGCTTATAGACCTGCATGAAGGCGGTACGATCCTCATTGCCACCCATACGGTAGTAGTGAAGGTGCTGATGGCTTATTTTGAAGACCGGGACATGAAGAAGCTGTGGAATCTGCCCTACATCCACCCTACCTGCCTATGCAGAATTGATATTACAGACGGCGTGCCAGAGATCGTGCTGCACGGAGATACCAGTCATTATGTAACCGCTCAGGGCGGCCTGGAGTCCTGA
- a CDS encoding ArsR/SmtB family transcription factor: MDYKVTVDFAPIYECITSLNAFIGKQNHTAMDAGTPWVRQVQTQFAPVMLQRMKEVLKLTDNFSLSPYIWSCPGERTAEEFLHWFEELSPGDLYDIAGRFGQSVPANLAGLRDAAAEVIRVWNDSYFSSIDPSIIEGLRQEAVARAAMLNGTNDMAVYEAATEGMRLYPSETLKQVIITPQYHARPLVISSQYDEFVFTSYSCDALPAEEGRPAAALLRLTRALSDETRLFILRQLTGSQMNFTEIVKAVQLSKSTIHYHLIALRAAGLVIVHTSGKSVSYSLRLEALDDLPGQIEDYLKG; this comes from the coding sequence ATGGATTATAAAGTAACCGTAGATTTTGCGCCTATCTATGAATGCATTACCAGCCTGAACGCTTTTATCGGCAAGCAAAATCATACGGCTATGGATGCCGGTACCCCCTGGGTCCGCCAGGTTCAGACACAGTTCGCCCCTGTCATGCTTCAGCGTATGAAGGAAGTGCTGAAGCTCACGGATAATTTCAGTCTCTCCCCCTACATCTGGAGCTGTCCCGGAGAGCGTACGGCGGAGGAATTCCTGCATTGGTTCGAAGAATTGTCTCCGGGGGACCTCTACGACATTGCCGGGCGGTTCGGACAGAGTGTGCCTGCCAATCTTGCCGGGCTGCGGGATGCAGCGGCTGAAGTGATCCGGGTGTGGAATGACAGCTACTTCAGCAGCATCGATCCGTCCATCATAGAAGGGCTGCGGCAGGAAGCCGTTGCACGGGCAGCGATGCTGAACGGCACGAATGATATGGCCGTCTACGAGGCAGCTACTGAAGGGATGCGGCTCTATCCGTCGGAGACGCTGAAGCAGGTTATTATCACTCCGCAGTATCATGCCCGTCCGCTGGTCATCTCCTCTCAATATGATGAGTTTGTGTTCACCAGCTACTCCTGTGATGCGCTTCCTGCTGAAGAAGGACGGCCCGCCGCCGCGCTGCTGCGGCTTACCCGGGCGTTATCAGATGAGACCCGGCTGTTCATTCTCCGGCAGCTTACCGGCAGCCAGATGAATTTCACGGAGATTGTGAAGGCAGTCCAGCTGTCCAAAAGCACGATTCACTACCACCTGATCGCGCTGCGCGCAGCCGGTCTGGTCATCGTTCACACCAGCGGCAAAAGTGTCTCCTACAGCCTGCGGCTGGAGGCTCTGGACGATCTGCCCGGACAAATTGAGGACTACCTGAAGGGGTGA